In one window of Solanum pennellii chromosome 2, SPENNV200 DNA:
- the LOC107011476 gene encoding regulatory protein NPR3, translated as MASSAEPSSSISFTSTSNTSNGSIGIGQNTCACGGSETGSSYEIISLSKLSNNLEQLLLDSSSEFSDAEIVVEGVSLGVHRCILAARSSFFRDLFKKENGNCGKEGKPSYSMIDILPCGKVGYEAFLTFLSYLYSGKLKHFPPEASTCVNSLCSHDSCRPAINFHVELMYASFVFQVPELVSLFLRRLFSFVGKALVEDVIPILGVAFHCQMSELLTHCVDRVARSDLESTCIEKEVPFKVAESIKLSRLKCQGDESMVLTVDPLHEKRKNRIYKALDSDDVELVKLLLNESDISLDGAYALHYAVAYCDPKVVAEVLGLGVANVNLRNARGYTVLHIAAMRKEPSIIVSLLTKGAHASEITLDGESAVSLCRRLTRPKEYHAKTEQGQEANKDRVCIDVLEREMRRNPMTGDALFSSPMLADDLPMKLLYLENRVAFARLLFPLEAKLAMEIATAETTAEFADHLASKASSGILREVDLNETPIMQKERLSKTVELGKRYFPHCSEVLDKFMEDDLPDLFFLEKGTPEEQKIKRRRFKELKDDVQRAFNKDKAGLHRSGLSSSSSSTTFILHS; from the exons ATGGCAAGTTCTGCTGAACCATCATCTTCTATAAGCTTTACTTCAACTTCCAACACGTCGAATGGGTCCATTGGCATAGGCCAAAACACATGTGCCTGTGGTGGATCTGAGACAGGGAGTAGTTATGAAATCATCAGCTTAAGTAAACTCAGTAATAATTTAGAGCAACTATTGTTAGATTCCAGCTCTGAGTTTAGTGATGCTGAGATTGTTGTTGAGGGTGTCTCTCTCGGTGTTCATCGTTGTATATTAGCTGCCAGGAGTAGTTTTTTTAGGGATctttttaagaaagaaaatggaaatTGTGGAAAGGAAGGTAAGCCAAGTTACTCTATGATTGATATATTGCCTTGTGGTAAGGTTGGATATGAGGCTTTCCTTACTTTCTTAAGCTATTTGTACTCGGGAAAATTGAAGCATTTCCCTCCAGAGGCATCAACGTGTGTCAACAGTTTATGTTCCCATGACTCTTGCAGACCAGCAATCAACTTTCATGTTGAGTTGATGTATGCCTCTTTTGTATTTCAGGTTCCAGAGCTGGTGTCACTTTTTCTG CGACGCCTATTCAGTTTTGTCGGCAAGGCTCTTGTGGAAGATGTTATCCCAATACTTGGAGTTGCTTTCCATTGCCAAATGAGTGAGCTTCTCACTCATTGCGTTGATAGAGTAGCGCGATCAGATCTTGAAAGCACATGTATTGAGAAGGAGGTTCCCTTTAAAGTTGCAGAGAGTATTAAGTTATCGCGGCTGAAATGTCAGGGTGATGAAAGTATGGTTCTAACCGTGGATCCGTTgcatgaaaagagaaaaaacagGATATACAAGGCATTGGATTCGGATGATGTTGAACTTGTCAAGCTTTTACTTAATGAGTCTGACATAAGTTTAGATGGAGCCTACGCTCTTCATTACGCTGTTGCATATTGTGACCCCAAGGTTGTTGCTGAGGTTCTTGGACTGGGTGTTGCTAATGTCAACCTTCGGAATGCACGTGGTTACACTGTGCTTCACATTGCTGCCATGCGTAAGGAACCCTCAATCATTGTATCACTTTTAACTAAGGGAGCTCATGCATCAGAAATTACATTGGATGGGGAGAGTGCTGTTAGTCTCTGTAGGAGGCTGACTAGGCCTAAGGAGTACCATGCAAAAACAGAACAAGGGCAGGAAGCAAACAAAGATCGGGTATGTATTGATGTTTTGGAGAGAGAGATGCGTCGCAACCCAATGACCGGAGATGCATTATTTTCTTCCCCCATGTTGGCCGATGATCTGCCGATGAAACTGCTCTACCTGGAAAACAGAG TGGCATTTGCACGATTATTGTTCCCTCTTGAAGCCAAACTAGCCATGGAAATTGCAACTGCTGAAACAACAGCTGAATTCGCGGATCATTTGGCATCTAAAGCTTCATCTGGAATTTTGAGGGAGGTTGATCTGAATGAGACACCCATAATGCAGAAAGAAAGACTCTCGAAGACAG TTGAGCTGGGCAAACGCTACTTTCCTCATTGCTCCGAAGTTCTGGATAAGTTTATGGAGGATGACTTACCTGACTTATTTTTCCTTGAGAAGGGCACTCCAGAGGAACAAAAGATCAAGCGGAGGCGATTTAAGGAGCTCAAAGATGATGTTCAAAGGGCATTTAATAAAGACAAGGCTGGACTTCATCGCTCTGGCTTGTCTTCCTCATCATCTTCCACAACTTTTATCCTACATTCATAG
- the LOC107011475 gene encoding transcription termination factor MTEF18, mitochondrial-like produces MLVIREVRKSVSWIMISHLNHLFTTPISENGSTSHSLQKFSSLNIRCFRSSDNAKVEVPELSTQTPISPAVNKISRVARTDGQAVLFEYLHCTRGFNYVDAEHISKNSPCFLQSLLSKVDNDQDVTRALTRYFRYHPINEFEPFLESLGLKQSELTSMLPRDLIFLSDDHLLFDNYHVLCYYGIPRTKIGKIYKEATDIFGYDHGVLDMKLRAYEKLALSRSTVIKLVTCSPTLLVGETNSELIQVLEKLKILGFENDWMGGYLSNRHSYNWGRMLNTLHFLNEVGYSDEKMATLFTMNPAFLFEGSGKQIYVLVGKLLKLGIKMNDIYLLFCQNPNILSLKCTKNLWHALYFLSEIGLETEIIANIVSTHIQLLGSHSLKGPKTLLRDFKGGKFRLCQTIKDDPLNLFRLASKSKFNVEQMTSQDPGKLFQKTTFLLRLGYVENSDEMAKALKQFRGRGDQLQERFDCLVNAGLDCNVVINMIKQAPTALNQSKDVLEKKIVSLKTYLGYPVESIVSFPSYLCYDVDRIHLRFSMYAWLKQKGAAKPTLSVSTLLACSDARFVKYFVDIHPEGPAKWESLKSSLQSS; encoded by the coding sequence ATGCTAGTAATTCGGGAAGTCCGAAAAAGTGTATCTTGGATAATGATATCTCACCTCAATCACCTGTTTACTACTCCAATTTCTGAAAACGGTTCCACTTCTCATAGTCTCCAGAAATTTTCGTCATTGAATATTCGATGTTTTCGTAGTTCAGATAATGCTAAAGTTGAAGTCCCTGAATTGTCAACTCAGACACCCATTTCCCCTGCTGTCAATAAAATATCGCGGGTTGCAAGAACTGATGGACAAGCAGTACTCTTTGAATACTTGCATTGTACAAGAGGTTTTAATTATGTAGATGCTGAGCATATTAGCAAGAACTCACCTTGTTTTCTTCAAAGTCTGCTGTCCAAGGTTGATAATGATCAAGATGTAACAAGGGCATTGACCCGTTACTTCAGGTACCATCCGATTAATGAGTTTGAGCCGTTTTTAGAGAGCTTGGGGTTGAAGCAATCTGAGCTTACATCTATGCTTCCACgagatttgatatttttgagtGATGATCATCTCTTGTTTGATAATTATCATGTTCTTTGTTATTACGGCATCCCTCGCACTAAAATTGGGAAGATTTATAAGGAAGCGACTGATATATTTGGATATGACCATGGAGTATTAGATATGAAATTGAGGGCTTATGAGAAATTGGCTTTGAGCAGATCAACAGTTATAAAGTTGGTGACTTGTTCCCCTACTCTTTTGGTTGGTGAGACGAACAGTGAACTTATTCAGGTTCTTGAAAAACTGAAAATTTTAGGGTTTGAAAATGATTGGATGGGAGGATACTTATCCAACAGGCACTCCTACAATTGGGGTAGAATGCTTAACACATTGCATTTTCTGAATGAAGTAGGATATAGTGATGAAAAGATGGCGACTTTGTTTACAATGAACCCTGCATTCTTATTTGAAGGCTCTGGGAAGCAGATTTATGTATTGGTCGGGAAATTACTGAAGTTGGGTATTAAAATGAATGACATATACTTACTTTTCTGTCAAAATCCTAATATTCTATCTCTGAAGTGTACTAAAAATCTTTGGCATGCATTGTACTTCTTATCGGAGATAGGATTAGAGACCGAAATAATTGCAAATATTGTATCTACACATATACAACTTCTGGGTTCACATTCTCTGAAAGGACCAAAGACTCTTTTGAGGGACTTCAAGGGTGGCAAGTTTCGTCTATGTCAGACTATAAAGGATGATCCTTTGAATTTGTTCAGATTagcttcaaaatcaaaatttaatgtgGAGCAAATGACTTCCCAGGACCCAGGAAAATTATTTCAGAAAACCACTTTTTTATTGAGATTAGGTTATGTAGAAAATTCAGATGAGATGGCAAAAGCTTTGAAGCAATTCCGTGGACGAGGAGACCAGTTGCAAGAGAGGTTTGATTGCCTTGTAAATGCTGGTTTGGACTGCAATGTTgtaattaatatgattaaacAGGCTCCCACGGCACTGAACCAGAGCAAAGATGTTCTTGAGAAGAAAATTGTCTCACTGAAAACATATTTAGGTTATCCGGTGGAATCGATTGTATCATTTCCATCTTACCTCTGCTATGACGTGGACAGAATTCATCTTCGGTTTTCAATGTATGCATGGCTGAAGCAAAAGGGTGCTGCAAAACCAACATTATCAGTGAGCACTCTTCTTGCTTGTTCAGATGCTCGctttgtaaaatattttgttgaCATACATCCGGAAGGTCCAGCAAAGTGGGAAAGTTTAAAAAGTTCACTTCAATCCAGCTGA